The Streptomyces tendae DNA segment CGCGATGATGGTGAACGCGCTGGAGGCGGTCGACCCGACCGAACTGCGCGGCCACGCCGAGCGGTTCGCGGACGAGCTGATCGACGCCATCTGCCCGCGCGGGTCGGCCGACATCATCGGCGAGTTCGCGATGCTGCTGCCGGTGCGCGTGCTGGCCCGGCTCTACGGGTTCCCCGACGACAAGGGTCCCGCGCTGGTGACCGCGCTCAACGACATGATCGACGGGCGGGAGCGGGCGCTCGCGGGCCAGACCCACCTGTTCACGTCGATGACGGAGCTGGTGGCGGAGCGCCGCAAGGAGCCCGCGCAGGACGTCGCCTCCCGGATGCTCGCCGACACCTCGGGCTTCACGGACGAGGAGATCGTCCAGGACCTGATGGTGATGATGGCGGCCGGGCACCAGCCGAGCGCCGACTGGATCGGCAACTCGCTGCACCTGATGCTCACCGACAGCCGGTTCGCCGCCTCGCTGTTCGGCGGGCGCAACAGCATCGCCGAGGCGATGAACGAGGTGCTGTGGGAGGACACCCCCACGCAGAACGTGGCGGCGCGCTGGGCGGCGCGCGACACGCAGCTCGGCGGGCGCCGTATCCGGGCCGGCGACATGGTGCTGCTGGGGCTCCAGGGCGCCAACTCCGACCCGCAGGTGCGCACCGACGGATCGGCGCTCACCGGCGGCAACAGCGCGCATTTCTCCTTCGGTCACGGCGAGCACCGCTGCCCGTTCCCGGCGCAGGAGATCGCCGAGGTGATCGCCCGGACCGGCATCGAGGTCGTCCTGGACCGGCTGCCGGACATCGACCTGGCCGTACCGGCCGGTGCCCTCTCCCGCCGCCCGTCGCCCTGGCTGCGCGGCCTGTCCGAGCTGCCGGTCATCTTCACACCCACTCCCGCCCTTGGAGGCTCGCTCGCATGACGGCTGGTACGGACCTCACCGCGACCGACACGGAACAGACCCGCATCCCCCTCGACCCGTTCGTCTCCGACCTGGACGCGGAGAGCGCCGCGCTGCGGGCCGCCGGGCCGCTGGCCGCCGTGACCCTCCCCGGTGACGTGCCCGTGTGGGCGGTGACCCACCACGCCGAGGCGAAGAAGCTGCTCACCGACCCGCGGCTGGTGAAGGACATCAACGTCTGGGGCGCCTGGCAGCGCGGGGAGATAGCCCCGGACTGGCCGCTGATCGGGCTGGCCAACCCGCCCCGC contains these protein-coding regions:
- a CDS encoding cytochrome P450, whose product is MSPASVPDAVRFSGPLLQDDPARVYRELRRQHGSVVPVVLDGDAPAWLVLGYRELHQITGDPVLFSRDSELWNQWENIPDDWPLLPMIGRRQPSILYTVGERHRERAAMMVNALEAVDPTELRGHAERFADELIDAICPRGSADIIGEFAMLLPVRVLARLYGFPDDKGPALVTALNDMIDGRERALAGQTHLFTSMTELVAERRKEPAQDVASRMLADTSGFTDEEIVQDLMVMMAAGHQPSADWIGNSLHLMLTDSRFAASLFGGRNSIAEAMNEVLWEDTPTQNVAARWAARDTQLGGRRIRAGDMVLLGLQGANSDPQVRTDGSALTGGNSAHFSFGHGEHRCPFPAQEIAEVIARTGIEVVLDRLPDIDLAVPAGALSRRPSPWLRGLSELPVIFTPTPALGGSLA